The genomic DNA CTCCCGATCGGGTTGCGGACGTCGTCGTTTTTCTGGCGTCGGATTTGTCGCGGCACGTTTCGGGAACCGAAATTTACGTCGACGCGGCGGAATCGCTGCTTTAAGGCGTTCGTCGCGCCGAAAGGGGGATGTACATGGCAAGAAAGGTGACGGTCGGCGTTCCCCGCGAAGTGAAGGATTCCGAATTTCGCGTCGCGCTCACGCCGGCCGGGGCGCACGTGTTGGCCAAGGCCGGCCACCGCGTCGTCGTTCAGGCCGGAGCGGGCGAAGGCAGCGGTTTTTCGGACGAGGCATACCGCCGGGAAGGCGCGGTGATCGTCGCCGACGCGGCCGACGTCTGGTCGCAGGCGGATCTGGTCGTGAAAGTGAAAGAACCATTGGAACAGGAATTCCGGTATTTTCGAGGAGGTATGACAATTTTTGCATATCTGCATCTGGCGGCCGCGCCGCGTCTGGCGAAGGCGATGCTCGAAAGCGGCGTGACCGGCGTCGCGTACGAGACGGTTCAGCTTCCGTCCGGCGCGTTGCCGCTGCTTGCGCCGATGAGCGAAGTGGCCGGCAGAATGTCGGTACAGGTCGGCGCGCAGTTTCTCGAAGCGTTTTGCGGCGGCCGCGGCGTGCTGCTCGGCGGCGTGCCCGGCGTACCGCCGGCGGACGTCGTCATCGTCGGCGGCGGCGTCGTCGGACTAAACGCGGCCAAAATCGCCGTCGGCATGGGCGCGAGCGTCACGGTGATCGACAAGAGCGCCGAGCGGTTGCGTTATCTGGACGACGTGTTCGGCGGCCGTGTGACGACGCTGATGTCGAATCCGCACCATATCGCCGCGGCGGCCCGGCGCGCCGACCTGCTGATCGGAGCCGTGCTCGTCCCGGGGGCGCGGGCGCCCCGGCTCGTCACCGAGGCGATGGTCCGCTCGATGAAAAAGGGTGCGGTCATCGTCGACGTCGCGGTCGACCAGGGCGGTTCGGTCGAGACGGTCGACCGCGCGACGACGCACCGCGATCCGGTTTACGTCAAGCACGGCGTCGTTCATTATGCGGTGGCGAACATCCCCGGAGCGGTGCCGCGTACGTCGACGCTCGCGCTGACGAACGCGACGCTCCCGTACGTGCTGGAGCTGGCCGACAAGGAAATCGCCGACGCGGCCCGCGACAATCCGGCGCTTCGTTCGGGCGTGAACGTCCATCGCAGGATGATCTGTCATCCCGCCGTGGCGGAGGCGGTCGGTCTGCCGTACGCTCCACCGCCGTTCTGACGGCGAACGGAGGAGCGACGATGGACGGAGGACAGTGGGAACAGGCGATCGTTTCGTTTCTCGATTTTTTGCGGGTTGAGCGCGGGCTGTCGACGAACACGATCGAAGGTTACGGGCGGGACTTGCGCGCGTTCGCGGCGTTTGCGCGGCAAGCGGGGGCGTCGGAGCCTGCGGCGGTGACGAGAGAGCTTTTGCTTGCCTATTTGGTACACCTGAAAGATACAGGCAAGTCGCCGGCGACGGCGGCGCGCGCGGTCGTCGCGATCCGGTCGCTGTTTAAGTTTTTGGTCCGCGAGCGGCAGATTCGCGACAATCCGGCGGCGTGGCTGGAGTCGCCGAAGCTCGGCCGCAAACTGCCGAACGTGCTCGGCGTTCCGGACGTCGAGCGGCTCGTAACGGCTCCCGCCCCCCAGACGCCGGCCGGCCTGCGCGACCGCGCGATGCTCGAAGTGCTGTATGCGGCGGGTCTGCGCGTGTCGGAGCTGTTGTCGCTCGATCTGGACAGTGTGCATCTGGCGATGGGCTACGTTCGCGTCGTCGGCAAAGGAGCGAAGGAGCGCATCGTGCCGCTCGGTCGGCACGCGATCGAGGCGCTCGACGCCTATTTGCGGCTCGGCCGGCCGCTCTTGGCGGAACGCGGCGGCGGGCGGTCGCGGGCGCTTTTTCTGAATCGGCGCGGCGGGCGAATGACGCGGCAGGGTTTTTGGAAAGCGATCAAAGCCTACGCCCGCGCAGCGGGCATCGCCAAAAACGTGTCGCCGCACACGGTCCGTCACTCGTTCGCCACCCACTTGCTCGACAACGGCGCCGATCTGCGGTCGGTGCAGGAACTGCTGGGACATGCCGACATTTCGACGACCCAAATCTATACCCACGTGTCGCGACGGCGGATCAAGGAAGAGTACGACCGCGCCCATCCGAGGGCGAAAATCGCGCCGGGGTGCGCGCCGGACCGCCGCCAGCGGCCTTCGGGGGAGGAAGGATAAATGGCGTTTCGCCGCATTTGTCTGATCGTACTGGACAGCGTCGGCATCGGCGCGTTGCCCGACGCCGAGGCGTTCGGCGACGCCGGCGCGCACACGCTGCGCCACATCGCCGAACGGGTACCGGACATGCGGCTGCCGAATCTGGAGCGGCTCGGCCTCGGCCGGATCGACCCGATTCCCGGCATCGCGGCCGTCGACGCGCCCGCGGCGTTTTACGGCAAAATGGCCGAAGTGTCGGCGGGCAAAGACACGATGACCGGGCACTGGGAGCTGGCGGGGCTGAAGATCGACACGCCGTTTCGGACATATCCCGACGGCTTTCCCGAGCCGCTCGTCCGCGAATTCGAGCGGCGGACCGGCAGACCGGTCATCGGCAACCGCCCGGCGTCGGGCACGGCGATCATCGCCGAGCTCGGCGAAGAGCAGATGCGCACAGGCGCCTGGATCGTCTACACGTCGGCGGACAGCGTGTTTCAGATCGCCGCGCACGAGGAAGTCGTTCCGCTTGCCGAGCTGTACCGCGCCTGTGAAATCGCGCGCGAGCTGACGGCGGGCGAACCGTATCCCGTCGGCCGGGTGATCGCGCGGCCGTACGTCGGCGTTCCCGGCGCGTTCGTCCGTACGGCGAACCGGCGCGACTACGCGGTACCGCCGCCGCGGCCGACCGTGCTCGAACGGCTGCGGGACGCCGGATTCGACGTGATCGGCGTCGGGAAAATTCACGACATTTTTTCGGGGCGGGGGCTTACGCGATCGGCGGCGACGAAGTCGAACCGCGACGGACTGGAGAAGACGGCGGAGCTGCTCGGCGAGCCGTTTTGCGGACTGCTCTTCGTCAACCTCGTCGATTTCGATTCGCTGTACGGCCATCGACGCGACCCGGTCGGATACGCTCGGGCGCTGGAGGAGTTCGACCGGTTTTTACCGGAATTGCTCGGACGGTTGCGGGACGACGACCTGCTCCTCATCACGGCCGATCACGGCAACGATCCGACGCATCACGGCACGGACCATACGCGGGAGTATGTACCGCTTCTTGCGGTGAGCCCCCGCTTCGGCGGTCGCGGCCGACCGCTCGGCGTGCGCGGGACGTTTGCGGACGTGGCGGCGACGATCGCCGACAATTTCGGCGTCGCGCCGCCGGAGATCGGCGTCGGTTTTTTGCAGGAGTTCATTGGAAACGAAAGGGGCGTCTAAGCCATGAACGTTTCGGACGCCACACACGGCGCAAGCGGCGGTTTTCGGGACCGTCCGTGGCGCGAGGCGGCGGACCGGATCCGGCAAACCGTCGGCGCGGACGCGGCGTCGCCGGAAATCGCGCTCATCCTCGGTTCGGGACTCGGCTTTTTGGCCGACGGTTTTGAAAACGCAAAAACGGTCTCTTACGCGGACATTCCCCATTTTCCGGTGTCGACGGTGGAAGGGCATGCCGGCGAGCTCGTGTTCGGCCGGGTCGGCGGGCGAAAAGCGGCGGCGATGAAAGGGCGGTTTCATTTGTACGAAGGGTATGCGCCCGACCGGATCGCGCTGCCGATCCGCACGCTGCGGGAGCTGGGCGTCCGGACGCTCGTCGTGACGAACGCAGCCGGCGGCATTTGTCCCGATTTTCGTCCAGGCGATCTGATGCTGATTCGCGACCACATCAATTTCATGTTCCGGAGCCCGCTCGTCGGACCGAACGATCCGGCGCTCGGGCCGCGGTTTCCCGACATGTCGGAGGCGTACAGCCGTCGTCTGCGGGACGTCGCGCGGCGCGTGGCCGAAGAGATCGGCCTTGAAGTCCGCGAAGGCGTGTACGCAGGCGTGCTCGGCCCGTCGTACGAGACGCCGGCGGAAATCCGGATGTTGCGGACGATCGGCGCGGACGCCGTCGGCATGTCGACGGTGCCGGAAGTGATCGCCGCCCGGCACGCAGGTCTGGAGGTGCTCGGCATCTCGTGCATCACCAACATGGCCGCCGGGATGCTCGACCGGCCGCTGTCCCACGAGGAAGTGATGGAGACGGCCGAACGGGTGAAGGAGCGGTTCGCACAGTGGCTGTTGCGGCTTATTCCGCAACTGCCGGCATGACGGGACATTCCTTCGCGAAAGGAGCGCAGCGGGCGATGAGAAGCGGTTCGCATTTGCGCCGTTCGGCGATGATCGACGAGGCGGCGGCGTACGTCAGGAGCAGGTTGGTCGGCCCCGATCCGGAAATCGGTCTTATCCTCGGCTCAGGACTCGGCGATCTCGCGGACGAGGCGGAGTCGGCGACGGCGATTGCGTACGCCGACATTCCCCATTTTCCCGTGTCGACCGTGGAAGGCCACGCGGGCCGGCTGGTCGTCGGGACGCTCGAGGGGCGCCGCGTCGTCTGCATGCAGGGGCGTTTTCACTATTACGAGGGGTATTCCATGGAAGAAGTGGTCCGGCCGGTCTACATGATGAAACGGCTCGGCGTACGCACGCTCGTCGTGACGAACGCGGCGGGCGGGCTCAGCCGCGCGTTCCGGCCGGGCGATCTGATGGTGATTCGCGACCATATCAACCTGACCGGGGCCAATCCGCTGGTCGGGCCGAACGATCCGGCGCTCGGGCCGCGATTTCCCGACATGTCGGAGGCCTACAGCCGGCGGTTCCGCGACCTGGCGCGCGCGGCGGCGGCCCGGCTTGGGCTTGCGGTCGGACCCGGCGAACGGCACGGGGAGCGCGTCGGTGAACGGGACGGCGGGCAGGACCGCGATTCGCCGCGGCTGCAGGAAGGCGTCTATTGCGGCATCGCCGGGCCGTCGTACCTGACGCCGGCGGAACTCGCGATGCTCGTGCGGA from Candidatus Reconcilbacillus cellulovorans includes the following:
- a CDS encoding alanine dehydrogenase; the encoded protein is MTVGVPREVKDSEFRVALTPAGAHVLAKAGHRVVVQAGAGEGSGFSDEAYRREGAVIVADAADVWSQADLVVKVKEPLEQEFRYFRGGMTIFAYLHLAAAPRLAKAMLESGVTGVAYETVQLPSGALPLLAPMSEVAGRMSVQVGAQFLEAFCGGRGVLLGGVPGVPPADVVIVGGGVVGLNAAKIAVGMGASVTVIDKSAERLRYLDDVFGGRVTTLMSNPHHIAAAARRADLLIGAVLVPGARAPRLVTEAMVRSMKKGAVIVDVAVDQGGSVETVDRATTHRDPVYVKHGVVHYAVANIPGAVPRTSTLALTNATLPYVLELADKEIADAARDNPALRSGVNVHRRMICHPAVAEAVGLPYAPPPF
- a CDS encoding site-specific tyrosine recombinase XerD — protein: MDGGQWEQAIVSFLDFLRVERGLSTNTIEGYGRDLRAFAAFARQAGASEPAAVTRELLLAYLVHLKDTGKSPATAARAVVAIRSLFKFLVRERQIRDNPAAWLESPKLGRKLPNVLGVPDVERLVTAPAPQTPAGLRDRAMLEVLYAAGLRVSELLSLDLDSVHLAMGYVRVVGKGAKERIVPLGRHAIEALDAYLRLGRPLLAERGGGRSRALFLNRRGGRMTRQGFWKAIKAYARAAGIAKNVSPHTVRHSFATHLLDNGADLRSVQELLGHADISTTQIYTHVSRRRIKEEYDRAHPRAKIAPGCAPDRRQRPSGEEG
- a CDS encoding phosphopentomutase, translating into MAFRRICLIVLDSVGIGALPDAEAFGDAGAHTLRHIAERVPDMRLPNLERLGLGRIDPIPGIAAVDAPAAFYGKMAEVSAGKDTMTGHWELAGLKIDTPFRTYPDGFPEPLVREFERRTGRPVIGNRPASGTAIIAELGEEQMRTGAWIVYTSADSVFQIAAHEEVVPLAELYRACEIARELTAGEPYPVGRVIARPYVGVPGAFVRTANRRDYAVPPPRPTVLERLRDAGFDVIGVGKIHDIFSGRGLTRSAATKSNRDGLEKTAELLGEPFCGLLFVNLVDFDSLYGHRRDPVGYARALEEFDRFLPELLGRLRDDDLLLITADHGNDPTHHGTDHTREYVPLLAVSPRFGGRGRPLGVRGTFADVAATIADNFGVAPPEIGVGFLQEFIGNERGV
- a CDS encoding purine-nucleoside phosphorylase; this translates as MNVSDATHGASGGFRDRPWREAADRIRQTVGADAASPEIALILGSGLGFLADGFENAKTVSYADIPHFPVSTVEGHAGELVFGRVGGRKAAAMKGRFHLYEGYAPDRIALPIRTLRELGVRTLVVTNAAGGICPDFRPGDLMLIRDHINFMFRSPLVGPNDPALGPRFPDMSEAYSRRLRDVARRVAEEIGLEVREGVYAGVLGPSYETPAEIRMLRTIGADAVGMSTVPEVIAARHAGLEVLGISCITNMAAGMLDRPLSHEEVMETAERVKERFAQWLLRLIPQLPA
- a CDS encoding purine-nucleoside phosphorylase gives rise to the protein MRSGSHLRRSAMIDEAAAYVRSRLVGPDPEIGLILGSGLGDLADEAESATAIAYADIPHFPVSTVEGHAGRLVVGTLEGRRVVCMQGRFHYYEGYSMEEVVRPVYMMKRLGVRTLVVTNAAGGLSRAFRPGDLMVIRDHINLTGANPLVGPNDPALGPRFPDMSEAYSRRFRDLARAAAARLGLAVGPGERHGERVGERDGGQDRDSPRLQEGVYCGIAGPSYLTPAELAMLVRIGADAVGMSTVAEVIAARHAGLEVFGVSCITDMAIPDELEPLTHEQVVAVAERTKPVFARFLREWLRLLGADESPAGGGAGSGAADGAGGGAA